One segment of Paenibacillus sp. FSL R7-0337 DNA contains the following:
- a CDS encoding class I adenylate-forming enzyme family protein: MMTIIQRVFMEACDRKEHIILQDIKQHWTYAEVMTEAYLIALYIKKNFDLEAGSHLAVYTNNEPLFITAALGIQFCGHVLVPVPYSASKTEIENILNASDVRLVISKYAQPAHLNCDIHWVTAQDLSQEPMPSFESIPLTNPSDSNPCAILLPTSGTTGKSKIVMLSHRNVLTNALAHGEKVGYTDQDSFLVTMPVHFSSTIVTQLISCMLHGTRIILISLPLLPRTAFRLFQNKAVTAFSAVPTQLMQFVSDFHQTTNWSAFDSIEFIVISGAAIPAKLVDHLQTVFPKADIIQTYGLTEASPRVSMMERGDRSLSCGSPVSGVSIRLVDEEENEVKGTAATGEIWVKGPNVMLGYYKNPELTNVTIVDGWLKTGDLGYWNESGCLILTGRKKNIIISGGINIYPEEIEEFIYGLKEVEEVMVVGVHDDLLGEVPIAFLKVFEECLVDIDALTQHCNLHLSSYKVPRQWRIIDDIPKTKTGKLDRASTKRLLLNE, from the coding sequence ATGATGACTATCATTCAGCGTGTATTTATGGAGGCATGTGACCGCAAAGAACATATTATCCTTCAAGATATAAAGCAGCACTGGACTTATGCAGAGGTGATGACTGAAGCATACTTGATTGCTTTATATATAAAGAAGAACTTTGATCTTGAGGCCGGAAGTCATCTTGCAGTATACACAAATAATGAGCCCTTGTTCATTACTGCAGCGCTTGGCATTCAGTTCTGCGGTCATGTACTAGTGCCGGTTCCTTACTCGGCTTCCAAAACTGAAATTGAAAATATTCTTAATGCCAGTGACGTCAGGCTGGTTATCAGCAAATATGCACAACCTGCGCATTTAAATTGTGATATTCATTGGGTTACCGCTCAGGATTTATCACAAGAGCCGATGCCTTCGTTCGAATCGATCCCGTTAACGAATCCGTCCGATTCCAATCCATGTGCGATTCTCCTTCCTACATCGGGCACAACCGGAAAATCTAAAATCGTTATGTTATCCCATAGGAATGTATTAACGAATGCGCTGGCACATGGCGAAAAGGTCGGTTATACGGATCAAGATTCGTTTCTTGTCACGATGCCCGTTCATTTCAGTTCTACAATTGTCACGCAATTGATTTCTTGCATGCTTCATGGAACCCGAATTATACTTATCAGCTTGCCCTTGCTGCCGCGCACAGCTTTTAGACTGTTTCAGAATAAGGCGGTCACGGCATTCTCAGCGGTGCCTACGCAATTGATGCAGTTTGTTTCCGATTTTCATCAGACAACAAACTGGAGTGCCTTTGATTCTATTGAATTTATTGTGATTAGCGGTGCGGCGATTCCCGCGAAATTAGTAGACCATCTTCAGACTGTGTTTCCCAAAGCGGATATTATTCAAACCTATGGATTAACTGAAGCTTCTCCGCGGGTGAGCATGATGGAACGGGGAGACCGCAGCCTTTCCTGTGGGTCACCCGTCAGTGGCGTTTCTATTCGGCTTGTTGACGAAGAAGAGAATGAGGTTAAAGGAACTGCTGCTACAGGAGAAATTTGGGTCAAGGGCCCGAATGTGATGCTTGGTTATTACAAAAATCCGGAGTTAACGAACGTTACCATTGTTGATGGTTGGTTAAAGACAGGAGATTTGGGATATTGGAATGAATCAGGGTGTCTCATACTCACAGGCCGAAAGAAAAATATCATTATATCAGGCGGTATCAATATCTATCCGGAAGAAATCGAGGAATTTATATATGGCTTGAAAGAAGTGGAGGAGGTCATGGTTGTTGGTGTGCACGATGATCTATTAGGCGAAGTACCCATAGCATTTCTGAAAGTTTTTGAAGAATGTCTGGTTGATATAGACGCGCTGACACAACATTGCAACTTGCATTTGTCATCGTATAAAGTGCCTAGACAATGGAGGATTATAGATGACATTCCAAAAACAAAAACAGGAAAACTGGACAGGGCAAGTACAAAGCGCTTATTGCTAAATGAGTAG
- a CDS encoding phosphotransferase, which yields MDYSKCFKEVIQKYPLIDPIVEFIRHNENITYKVTEKGSEDTYLLRMHKPITKNMQGLQNTREAIQSELIYLLALSSHSQIPVQIPVSNLEGELVTSDVVESEEVHCSVLKWIFGETMSKGDFTSKEMVGTFGKSIAELHQFSQGFKHDSSFIRPEYGIESVNIMLNKLRSGEKMGVIATEEFQILESAILLVTDRMKNWAKCFETWGLIHGDIHYSNLIRSSMGISFIDFGLSGFGYYASDVAMGALFTKNELRDELLSGYTSVASGEMDIAQLEELMFLNICELYAFRLSTKEMHVWIREHIPSLIELCKSLLKGKAVFYNINQVGLAI from the coding sequence ATGGATTATTCGAAGTGCTTTAAAGAGGTTATACAGAAATATCCTTTAATCGACCCTATCGTGGAATTTATTCGTCATAATGAAAATATTACCTACAAAGTAACAGAAAAGGGATCGGAAGATACCTACTTGTTGCGTATGCATAAACCAATCACAAAAAACATGCAGGGTTTACAAAACACACGTGAGGCGATTCAATCAGAACTAATATATCTGTTAGCTTTGTCGTCTCATTCGCAAATCCCTGTTCAAATCCCTGTTTCGAATCTAGAGGGTGAGCTTGTAACAAGCGATGTCGTTGAAAGCGAAGAAGTGCATTGTTCCGTATTGAAATGGATTTTTGGAGAAACCATGTCCAAGGGAGATTTCACTAGTAAGGAAATGGTTGGAACCTTCGGAAAGTCTATTGCAGAATTACATCAGTTTTCGCAGGGTTTTAAACATGATTCAAGTTTCATAAGACCCGAATATGGGATAGAGTCGGTAAATATCATGTTGAATAAACTGCGATCAGGCGAAAAAATGGGTGTTATCGCCACTGAAGAGTTTCAAATTCTTGAAAGTGCCATTTTGCTGGTAACCGACCGTATGAAAAATTGGGCCAAATGTTTTGAGACATGGGGATTAATTCATGGTGACATTCACTACAGCAATTTAATCCGTTCATCAATGGGAATTTCATTCATCGACTTCGGATTATCGGGGTTCGGATATTACGCAAGTGACGTCGCTATGGGTGCCCTATTTACTAAAAATGAATTAAGGGATGAGCTACTTTCCGGCTACACTAGTGTTGCGTCAGGAGAAATGGACATCGCACAGTTAGAAGAATTGATGTTCTTGAATATATGTGAACTCTACGCGTTTAGGCTAAGTACAAAAGAAATGCATGTGTGGATACGTGAACATATACCAAGTCTGATTGAACTTTGTAAGTCTTTGTTGAAAGGCAAGGCAGTTTTTTATAACATCAATCAAGTAGGCCTAGCAATCTAG
- a CDS encoding acyl carrier protein produces MMSRSIEYILRDEIFAELEIDYPDDHDTNLLDQGIDSAGFIKLIVSMESKFNISIPDEDLLFEKFSTAGLILNYLTGKTI; encoded by the coding sequence ATGATGTCTAGATCAATTGAATATATCTTGAGAGATGAAATTTTTGCTGAGCTTGAAATCGATTATCCAGATGATCACGATACCAATTTGTTGGATCAAGGGATCGATTCGGCTGGCTTCATCAAGCTTATTGTTTCAATGGAATCGAAGTTTAACATCTCGATCCCTGATGAGGATCTGTTGTTTGAGAAGTTCTCCACGGCTGGATTAATCCTTAATTATTTGACCGGGAAAACGATATGA